The Thiobacter sp. AK1 genomic interval TAACCCACGTTTTCCAAGTCGTTGTGCTTGCCGCCCGCGCGCAGGCAACGCTGGCTGGAAGCCGCGCGCACGTAGGGGCGCGTCTCACGCCCCAGGAACACGTCCTTGAACTGCACCATGCCGGCATTGGTGAACAACAGGGTGGGATCGTTGCCCGGAATCAAGGAGCTGGAAGGCACGATGGTGTGCCCTTTGGATTCGAAAAACTCGAGGAAGCGGCGGCGAATTTCGCTGGATTTCATGGGGGATCTCGGCGGAATTTTTGCAAAGGCATAATGGTAGCGCGAAACCTCGCGCCGCTGGCAGTCACGCCTCCTCTTCTAGGACGCGCTGGATGACGGCCAAGGGGAATCCCCGCTGCTTGAGGAAGCGCATCTGCCGCGCCCGTTCCCGGGCATCACTGGGTGGGCAGCCGAACTTCTGTTGCCACACCCGGCGCGCGCGTTCCAGTTCAGTTCCACGCAGCAAATGCAGCTGTTGTTGGATCAACGACTCGGGCACGCCCCGCCGCCGCAGCTCGTGGGCGAGCCGCACGCTGCCAAAACGCGTCTGCCGGTCATGCACCAGCACCTCGGCGAAGCGCGCATCGGACAACCAGCCGCGGCGTGCGAGCTCATCAAGCAGCGCATCAAGCTCGTCGCCGTGGGCGGCATGGGGCGCTAGCTTGCGCGCGAGTTCCGCGCGACTGTACTCGCGCCGGGCCAGGCAGGCGAGTGCCCGCTCGCGCAAACTGGGTGGGGTTGCCATGGGCGAGACCTCGCCGTGAAGGCTTCGCTCAGACTTCCTCGAGCGCCTCTTCCGGATCGAACTGGGCCACCGCACCGCCGCCCACACCCACGGCAGCGCGGATCTTGGCCTCGATCTCGCGGGCGACCTCCGGATGCTCCTTCAAGTATTCGCGCGCGTTGTCCTTGCCCTGACCAATCTTCTCGCCGTTGTAGGCATACCAGGCGCCGGATTTGTCGATGATGCGATGCGCCACGCCCAGCTCGATGATTTCGCCCTCGCGGGAAATGCCCTCGCCATAGAGGATGTCGAAGCTGGCCTGCTTGAAGGGGGGCGCAACCTTGTTCTTCACCACCTTGACCTTGGTCTCGGAGCCGATCACCTCCTCGCCCTTCTTGATGGAGCCCACGCGCCGAATGTCCAGCCGCACCGAGGCATAGAACTTGAGGGCATTGCCGCCGGTGGTCGTTTCTGGATTGCCAAACATCACGCCGATCTTCATGCGGATCTGGTTGATGAAGATCACCAGTGTGTTGGAGCGCTTGATGTTGGCGGTGAGCTTGCGCAGCGCCTGGCTCATCAGGCGCGCCTGCAGCCCCATGTGGGCATCGCCCATTTCGCCCTCGATCTCCGCCTTGGGCGTGAGAGCCGCGACCGAGTCGATCACCACCACGTCCACCGAACCCGAGCGCACCAGCATGTCGGCGATTTCCAACGCCTGCTCGCCGGTGTCCGGTTGGGAGACCAAAAGATCGTTGACATTCACCCCCAGCTTGGCGGCATAGGTGGGATCGAGGGCATGTTCGGCGTCGATGAAAGCGGCAGTGCCGCCCAACTTCTGCATCTCCGCGATGACTTGCAGCGTAAGAGTGGTCTTGCCAGAAGATTCCGGCCCGTAGATCTCGATGATACGCCCCCGGGGCAGCCCCCCCACGCCCAGGGCAATGTCCAGCCCCAGAGAGCCGGTGGACACCACCTGCAAGTCCTGGGCTTCCACATGATCGCCGAGACGCATCACCGACCCCTTGCCAAACTGCTTCTCGATTTGGCTCAGGGCGGCGGCGAGCGCTTTCATCTTGTCGTCTGCAGGTGCGGTGGCCATGGTGGTCTCCTTTCGGTTCGG includes:
- the recX gene encoding recombination regulator RecX, which produces MATPPSLRERALACLARREYSRAELARKLAPHAAHGDELDALLDELARRGWLSDARFAEVLVHDRQTRFGSVRLAHELRRRGVPESLIQQQLHLLRGTELERARRVWQQKFGCPPSDARERARQMRFLKQRGFPLAVIQRVLEEEA
- the recA gene encoding recombinase RecA — its product is MATAPADDKMKALAAALSQIEKQFGKGSVMRLGDHVEAQDLQVVSTGSLGLDIALGVGGLPRGRIIEIYGPESSGKTTLTLQVIAEMQKLGGTAAFIDAEHALDPTYAAKLGVNVNDLLVSQPDTGEQALEIADMLVRSGSVDVVVIDSVAALTPKAEIEGEMGDAHMGLQARLMSQALRKLTANIKRSNTLVIFINQIRMKIGVMFGNPETTTGGNALKFYASVRLDIRRVGSIKKGEEVIGSETKVKVVKNKVAPPFKQASFDILYGEGISREGEIIELGVAHRIIDKSGAWYAYNGEKIGQGKDNAREYLKEHPEVAREIEAKIRAAVGVGGGAVAQFDPEEALEEV